The Salegentibacter mishustinae genome includes a window with the following:
- a CDS encoding HAD family hydrolase gives MKGFINKHVIFWDFDGVLMDSMPVRNQGFELVLKDFPVNQVEELMRFHLKNGGLSRYVKFRHFFENIRGEEITTKEVEKWANRFSGIMKENLLEPNLLIEDSLNFVKSNHDKYEMHIVSGSDQQELQYLCYELNINPYFKNICGSPTPKIELVKTLLKENNYNPKECLLIGDSFNDFEAADSNEVQFFGYNNPDLKKLHTGYIESFNKL, from the coding sequence ATGAAAGGTTTTATAAATAAACATGTAATTTTTTGGGATTTTGACGGCGTACTAATGGACTCTATGCCGGTACGAAATCAAGGCTTTGAATTGGTCTTAAAAGATTTTCCGGTTAATCAGGTTGAGGAATTAATGAGGTTTCATTTAAAAAATGGAGGTCTGTCCCGGTATGTTAAATTTCGACATTTCTTTGAAAATATACGTGGAGAGGAAATTACAACAAAAGAGGTGGAAAAATGGGCAAACAGGTTTTCAGGAATTATGAAAGAAAATTTATTAGAACCCAATTTGCTCATTGAGGATTCACTGAATTTTGTAAAAAGCAATCATGACAAATATGAAATGCATATCGTATCAGGATCTGACCAACAAGAACTACAATATTTATGTTATGAATTGAATATTAACCCTTACTTTAAAAATATCTGTGGTTCTCCTACTCCTAAAATAGAATTAGTTAAAACCCTTCTTAAGGAAAATAACTATAATCCTAAGGAATGCTTGCTAATTGGAGATTCATTCAACGATTTCGAAGCAGCTGATTCTAATGAGGTTCAGTTTTTTGGCTATAACAACCCCGATCTTAAAAAGTTACATACCGGGTATATTGAAAGTTTTAATAAATTATGA
- a CDS encoding acylneuraminate cytidylyltransferase family protein codes for MKKLVAVIPVRAGSQRVKDKNFRPFAGKSLLEHKLELIKTLPVDDIVVNTDSERAIEIAKEYGVNYHRREPYYASSKCSNSEFHHYLAKVTEGKEILVAQVTAPLIKRESYLKAIEEFYKNDCNSLMSVKVLKEFIWYKGKPLNYSIEKTPNSQDLPEYLVPTFGLVVVNRDAMLGSRSYIGSKPYFLPISQEESIDIDTDIDFDFAEYMFSRRKT; via the coding sequence ATGAAAAAATTAGTCGCAGTTATACCTGTAAGAGCAGGCTCACAAAGAGTTAAAGATAAAAACTTTAGACCTTTTGCAGGAAAATCCCTCCTCGAGCATAAATTAGAACTGATTAAAACATTACCTGTCGATGATATTGTTGTTAATACAGATAGCGAAAGGGCTATTGAAATTGCAAAGGAATATGGAGTAAATTATCACAGGAGAGAACCTTACTACGCCAGTTCGAAATGTAGTAATAGTGAATTTCATCATTACTTAGCCAAAGTTACCGAAGGGAAGGAAATTTTAGTTGCACAAGTTACGGCTCCACTTATTAAAAGAGAAAGTTATTTAAAAGCAATTGAAGAGTTTTATAAAAATGATTGCAATAGTCTAATGTCGGTAAAGGTCTTAAAGGAATTTATTTGGTATAAGGGCAAACCCTTAAATTATTCGATAGAAAAAACTCCTAATTCTCAGGACCTACCTGAATATTTAGTGCCCACTTTTGGTTTGGTTGTGGTGAATAGGGATGCAATGTTAGGCTCCAGAAGCTATATAGGATCTAAACCATATTTTTTACCAATAAGCCAGGAGGAGTCGATAGATATAGATACAGATATTGATTTTGATTTTGCTGAGTATATGTTTAGCAGGAGAAAAACCTGA
- a CDS encoding HpcH/HpaI aldolase family protein: protein MIGVFSKTTDSNLIEALGYSGMDFVILDQEHGPITNETLHNHVRAAKVSGIKSIVRVKGVDANAIGSALDAGADGVQIPNISTAEEAKSAVNAAKFYPAGSRGVCRFVKAAEFGSKAKEEYFKNANEKMLILQVEGKEGINNLDKILEVQGFDVLFIGPYDLSQSIGIPGQVEHPKMDELMNEVSEKAKCKGKRLGTFADSITTARKLYHKGFEYLSYSVDLNIFLEAAQSLKNEISE from the coding sequence ATGATAGGTGTATTTTCAAAAACAACCGATAGCAATTTGATTGAAGCGCTGGGATATTCGGGAATGGATTTTGTAATCCTGGACCAGGAACATGGACCAATCACTAATGAAACATTGCATAACCACGTAAGGGCAGCTAAAGTTAGTGGGATAAAATCAATAGTAAGGGTAAAAGGTGTTGATGCAAATGCTATTGGTTCAGCTCTGGATGCAGGGGCCGATGGCGTGCAGATTCCCAATATTTCTACAGCCGAAGAAGCAAAAAGTGCTGTAAATGCAGCTAAATTTTACCCAGCAGGGAGTCGGGGCGTTTGCCGATTTGTAAAAGCTGCTGAATTTGGTTCAAAAGCCAAAGAGGAGTATTTTAAAAATGCCAATGAAAAAATGCTGATCCTTCAAGTTGAAGGCAAAGAAGGAATTAATAATCTTGATAAAATTCTGGAAGTTCAAGGTTTTGATGTTCTTTTTATAGGGCCTTATGACCTTTCTCAATCTATCGGAATTCCAGGACAGGTAGAACATCCCAAAATGGATGAATTAATGAATGAAGTTTCCGAAAAAGCAAAATGTAAAGGAAAACGCCTGGGAACATTTGCTGACTCAATTACCACAGCAAGGAAGCTCTATCATAAGGGCTTCGAATATCTTTCCTATTCGGTAGATTTAAACATTTTTCTGGAAGCAGCACAATCCTTAAAAAATGAAATTTCGGAATAA
- a CDS encoding ABC transporter ATP-binding protein, translating into MDKLKKIIKNNFQYFFYFYSYLRYRIFIAFGLSFLRGVLDGFGLAMFIPLLKMSSSSTDEMENDGLGNLSFLPEFLNSIGITLNITNTLLIILTFFCFKGFVAFLEGYTRVTYQQLFMREIRLSNIKLLNTFKFSEFVKSDVGKIQNTFSGEVGRVNIAYQSYFKAIEYGVLVLVYVIFAFAANARFAIIVAIGGMLTNFLFKWLFKKTKKLSKTYTKSAHRFQSLLIQHVANFKYLKASGLNFKYGAKLKDNITELEEVQKNLGLVDSTLRALREPLTILVVVIAILIQVRYFNSDIGLIILSLLFLYRSLTFLLALQEHWNRFLGVSGSMDNMSNFTKELKSNKVKNGEIVFEGFEEKINIRNIHFKFGNVSILSGLDLEINKNESIAIVGESGSGKSTLMNVLSGLLIPEKGEVLVDGRSLKELDLISYRKKIGYIAQEAPVFNDSVFNNITFWAEKNEQNMQRFKEAIRKAALHDFVNSLDNKEDEMLGNNGINISGGQKQRLSIARELYKDVDFLFMDEATSALDGETEAAIQSNIDKLKGQYTIIIIAHRLATVKNADKIVVLKKGNIESIGSFKELSQTSEVFKEMIKLQGMTPVT; encoded by the coding sequence ATGGATAAATTAAAAAAAATAATCAAGAATAATTTTCAATATTTTTTCTATTTCTACTCTTACTTGCGTTATAGAATTTTTATTGCTTTTGGCTTAAGTTTCCTAAGAGGTGTGTTAGATGGTTTTGGTTTAGCTATGTTTATTCCATTGCTAAAGATGTCTTCTTCCAGCACTGACGAGATGGAAAATGATGGTTTGGGTAACTTGAGTTTTCTACCTGAATTTTTGAATAGTATCGGGATCACTCTTAATATCACCAACACCTTACTTATTATTCTTACATTCTTTTGCTTTAAAGGTTTTGTAGCTTTTCTGGAAGGTTATACCAGGGTAACTTATCAACAATTGTTTATGCGAGAAATCAGGTTGAGTAACATTAAACTGTTGAACACTTTTAAATTCAGTGAATTTGTAAAATCTGATGTTGGAAAGATACAAAATACTTTTAGCGGAGAAGTTGGTCGGGTGAATATAGCATACCAAAGCTATTTTAAAGCTATTGAATACGGCGTTTTAGTTTTGGTATATGTCATATTTGCTTTTGCAGCTAATGCGAGGTTCGCCATAATTGTTGCTATAGGTGGTATGTTAACAAACTTTTTATTTAAATGGTTGTTTAAAAAGACTAAAAAATTATCTAAAACTTATACAAAAAGTGCCCATCGTTTTCAAAGTTTATTAATTCAACATGTGGCTAATTTCAAATATTTAAAAGCTTCTGGTTTAAATTTTAAATATGGAGCTAAGCTTAAAGATAATATCACTGAATTAGAGGAAGTGCAGAAGAACCTGGGATTAGTGGATTCAACCCTACGTGCGCTTAGGGAGCCTCTTACAATATTAGTGGTTGTTATCGCAATTTTAATTCAGGTAAGGTATTTTAATTCGGATATAGGTTTAATTATCTTGAGTCTTTTATTCTTATATAGATCTCTAACTTTTTTATTGGCTTTACAGGAACATTGGAATCGATTTCTTGGTGTTTCCGGTTCGATGGATAATATGTCAAATTTCACTAAAGAATTAAAAAGTAATAAAGTCAAAAATGGAGAAATTGTTTTCGAAGGGTTTGAAGAAAAAATTAATATCCGTAACATTCATTTTAAATTTGGCAATGTTTCTATATTATCTGGCTTAGATTTGGAGATCAATAAAAATGAGAGTATTGCTATAGTTGGTGAGAGTGGTTCCGGTAAATCCACTTTAATGAATGTTTTATCTGGTCTTTTGATACCTGAAAAAGGCGAGGTATTAGTAGATGGAAGATCTCTAAAAGAATTAGATCTTATTTCTTATCGAAAGAAGATTGGATACATAGCCCAGGAGGCGCCTGTATTTAATGACAGCGTTTTTAATAACATAACATTTTGGGCAGAGAAGAATGAGCAGAATATGCAGAGATTTAAAGAAGCGATTAGAAAGGCGGCTTTACATGATTTTGTCAATTCTCTTGATAATAAGGAAGATGAGATGTTAGGGAATAATGGAATTAATATTAGCGGAGGACAAAAACAGCGATTGTCAATCGCAAGGGAATTATATAAAGATGTGGATTTTCTTTTTATGGATGAAGCCACATCGGCCCTGGATGGGGAAACAGAAGCTGCCATTCAATCGAATATTGATAAGTTAAAAGGACAGTATACTATCATAATAATTGCCCATAGGTTGGCAACCGTTAAAAATGCTGATAAAATTGTAGTATTAAAAAAGGGAAATATAGAGAGCATAGGAAGTTTTAAAGAGCTTTCTCAGACCTCAGAAGTTTTTAAAGAGATGATAAAGTTACAGGGGATGACACCGGTTACATAA
- a CDS encoding glycosyltransferase family 8 protein: MESDVHSGDRVNIVTYADGFYIQHACLMLMSLKDVISRDREYDVFVYYSNCDEKLLSKFKNSLGNYLPQNVSYQLIECDFGISDKLKAKSAHLSASIYDKVLIYDRIPSHINKVVFFDADIILEKDPAIIFDIDLGDDYVGAVKDQVFENFTKEAKLTLEISANQYFNTGVMLVNLIKWRHDKISKRSLEFALEKWDLTPYHDQDAFNYVIKGNWKEISPLWNPRILNKIIIKGEEKIYNKMQVYRMNLSYLVHYSGPEKPWLYMSFHPKKNVYLNYLKISEFKDYKFPDYNFKNLIKKQIIGLRRRFYFFRKRLRLT, from the coding sequence ATGGAATCTGATGTACATAGTGGGGACAGGGTTAATATAGTTACCTACGCCGATGGATTTTATATCCAACATGCCTGTTTAATGCTTATGTCGCTAAAGGATGTGATCTCCAGGGATCGTGAGTATGACGTATTTGTTTATTATTCCAATTGTGATGAAAAACTTCTTTCTAAATTCAAAAACAGTCTTGGTAATTATTTACCTCAAAATGTAAGCTATCAATTAATAGAATGTGACTTTGGCATATCTGATAAGTTAAAAGCAAAAAGTGCACATCTTAGTGCCTCGATTTATGATAAAGTTTTAATTTACGACCGTATCCCATCTCATATAAATAAAGTTGTTTTTTTTGATGCGGATATAATATTAGAAAAAGATCCCGCCATCATTTTTGATATAGATTTGGGCGATGATTACGTTGGGGCGGTAAAAGACCAGGTTTTTGAGAATTTTACAAAAGAGGCTAAGCTTACTTTAGAAATTAGTGCAAATCAGTACTTTAATACTGGGGTAATGCTGGTTAATTTAATTAAATGGCGACATGATAAAATTTCTAAAAGATCTTTAGAATTTGCTTTAGAAAAATGGGATTTAACACCTTACCATGATCAGGATGCCTTTAATTATGTGATTAAAGGAAATTGGAAAGAAATTTCACCACTTTGGAATCCGCGTATTTTAAATAAAATTATTATAAAAGGAGAGGAGAAAATTTATAATAAAATGCAAGTTTACCGAATGAATCTTTCCTACCTGGTGCACTACAGCGGTCCTGAAAAGCCCTGGTTATATATGTCTTTCCATCCAAAAAAGAATGTGTATTTAAATTATTTAAAAATATCTGAATTTAAAGATTATAAATTTCCTGATTATAATTTTAAAAATCTTATAAAGAAACAGATTATTGGTTTACGCCGTAGATTTTATTTCTTTAGAAAAAGACTCAGATTAACTTAA
- a CDS encoding aldolase catalytic domain-containing protein: MKLLDCTLRDGGYYTNWDFDPDLVQNYFESFNKLPIEYLEIGYRSNPMNSYLGEYFYCPPHVLEKCKESSNKKLVIILNEKDVRAEHVPQLLTPCKGYIDMVRIAIDPKNFKRALLLAEAVKKEGFQVGFNVMYMSNWADEKEFLAQIKNVDGIADYFYMVDSFGGVYPEDVRNTFNIVRDQTDVEIGFHGHNNLQMALINTLTAIECGVSIVDATVTGMGRGAGNLSTELLLTTLNSKGLIKDLDFNALSKVVDPFSEMQAEYGWGTNLPYMVSGAHSLPQKQVMEWVTKRYYSLNSIIRALSNQSRGIKDNKELKALDFNEVEKYPEAILIGGGPNAVVHAKGIKEFLLKNPNMVIIHASSKNARSYENLPNEQYFCLVGNEGHRLEQVFNYNKKINGKCILPPYPRKMGTYIPSALTDCAYELKNVDFTDKFEDSHTAIALQTAFELGVETIYFTGYDGYEGDAIDKKEQELFLENEYLFKNFKVKKPVSLVSITSSLYEGLEEDSVYSKIERK; encoded by the coding sequence ATGAAATTACTTGATTGCACCCTAAGAGATGGTGGATATTATACAAATTGGGATTTTGATCCTGATTTAGTTCAAAATTACTTCGAGTCTTTTAACAAGTTGCCAATAGAATATTTGGAAATTGGTTACCGCTCAAATCCTATGAATTCTTATTTAGGAGAATATTTTTATTGCCCTCCCCATGTTTTGGAAAAATGTAAAGAGTCTAGTAACAAAAAATTAGTGATCATTTTAAACGAAAAAGATGTACGGGCTGAACATGTACCACAGCTATTAACTCCCTGCAAGGGCTATATCGATATGGTACGTATTGCAATAGATCCTAAAAATTTTAAACGAGCATTGCTTTTAGCAGAAGCTGTGAAAAAAGAGGGATTTCAGGTAGGATTTAATGTTATGTATATGTCTAACTGGGCAGATGAAAAAGAATTCTTAGCGCAAATAAAAAATGTTGATGGCATAGCAGATTATTTTTATATGGTAGATTCTTTTGGAGGTGTGTATCCTGAAGATGTTCGTAACACCTTTAATATTGTAAGAGATCAAACTGATGTTGAAATAGGTTTTCATGGTCATAACAATTTACAAATGGCTCTTATAAACACGCTAACTGCAATTGAATGTGGTGTATCAATTGTCGATGCAACTGTTACCGGAATGGGTAGAGGTGCGGGCAATTTAAGCACAGAACTTTTACTAACTACTTTAAATTCTAAAGGTTTAATAAAGGACCTTGATTTTAATGCTTTGAGTAAGGTTGTGGATCCCTTTAGTGAAATGCAGGCAGAATACGGTTGGGGTACAAATTTACCCTATATGGTTTCGGGAGCTCATTCATTACCACAGAAACAGGTTATGGAATGGGTAACCAAAAGGTATTATTCTTTAAATAGTATTATAAGGGCCCTGTCTAACCAATCCAGAGGGATAAAAGATAATAAAGAGTTAAAAGCTCTTGATTTCAATGAAGTTGAAAAATATCCAGAGGCAATTCTAATAGGGGGTGGACCAAATGCTGTAGTTCACGCTAAAGGAATAAAGGAGTTTTTACTTAAGAACCCAAACATGGTTATTATTCATGCCAGTTCTAAAAATGCGCGGAGCTATGAAAACTTGCCGAATGAACAGTATTTTTGTTTGGTAGGAAATGAAGGTCATAGACTAGAACAGGTTTTTAATTATAATAAAAAAATAAACGGAAAATGTATTTTGCCTCCTTATCCCCGGAAAATGGGTACATACATCCCTAGTGCATTAACCGATTGCGCTTATGAACTGAAAAATGTAGATTTTACTGATAAATTTGAAGATTCTCATACTGCTATAGCCCTTCAAACAGCTTTTGAGCTTGGCGTTGAAACTATTTATTTTACGGGTTATGATGGCTATGAGGGAGATGCAATAGATAAAAAGGAACAGGAATTATTTTTGGAAAATGAGTATTTATTTAAAAATTTCAAAGTGAAAAAACCGGTCTCATTGGTGAGTATTACATCAAGCCTGTATGAAGGTTTAGAGGAAGATTCTGTTTATAGTAAAATCGAAAGGAAATGA
- a CDS encoding acylneuraminate cytidylyltransferase family protein produces the protein MSIAVFLPTREGSRRVPHKNTRPFSDIPGGLLELKLRQLRNLKVDEIILSTDDVKSIEIAEKFEMKARLKIDKRPAYLAHSDTDLSDLISYVGKLTNCDHILWTHATSPFINREIYHQAIDKYFDVLKKGYDSLATAKIFKTFLWDPEKNDLINRATEDKKWPATQDLKKLYEINSAIFLAPRELYLTIKNRIGNSPYILELNDFQSLDIDWVEDFEIAEAVYERFYK, from the coding sequence ATGTCAATAGCTGTATTTTTACCAACCAGAGAAGGAAGTCGCCGGGTACCTCACAAGAACACAAGACCCTTTTCTGATATACCGGGAGGGCTTTTAGAACTTAAATTACGTCAATTAAGAAACCTTAAGGTGGATGAGATTATATTATCTACTGATGATGTAAAAAGTATTGAGATCGCTGAAAAATTTGAAATGAAAGCTCGGTTAAAAATAGATAAACGACCGGCTTATTTGGCTCATTCCGATACGGATTTATCAGATTTAATTAGCTATGTTGGTAAGCTAACAAATTGTGATCATATCTTATGGACTCATGCTACATCTCCTTTTATTAATCGAGAAATTTATCATCAGGCAATAGATAAATATTTTGATGTATTAAAGAAAGGTTATGATTCCCTGGCAACAGCTAAAATTTTCAAAACTTTCTTGTGGGATCCGGAAAAAAATGATCTTATTAATAGAGCAACAGAAGATAAAAAATGGCCTGCCACACAGGATCTGAAAAAATTATATGAAATTAATAGTGCAATATTTTTAGCTCCTCGGGAACTATATTTGACCATTAAAAATAGAATAGGAAATTCTCCATATATCCTGGAATTAAATGATTTTCAATCTCTGGATATTGATTGGGTAGAGGATTTTGAAATAGCGGAAGCAGTATATGAAAGGTTTTATAAATAA